Proteins encoded together in one Bradyrhizobium sp. CB82 window:
- a CDS encoding GDP-L-fucose synthase — MASAPFDLAGKTVFVAGHRGMVGSALARRLVKENVELLTVSRSEVDLRDQAAVDEWFAARRPQAVFLAAAKVGGIVANNTLRAEFLYDNLAIATNVIHAAHVNRCEKLMFFGSSCIYPKLAAQPLREESMLTGPLEPTNEPYAIAKIAGIKMIEAYRSQYGSDFISVMPTNLYGRGDNYDPEYSHVVAALIRRFHEAKMSGAKNVVVWGTGTPRREFLFVDDLADACVHLMKSYSSGELVNIGTGEDITIAEFARMVAGTIGYSGEISYDTSRPDGTPRKLLDVSRLMKLGWRAKTSLEDGLKLAYQAYLKEGRRTAE; from the coding sequence ATGGCAAGCGCTCCGTTTGACCTGGCCGGCAAGACTGTCTTCGTCGCCGGCCATCGCGGGATGGTTGGCTCCGCGCTGGCGCGTCGGCTCGTGAAGGAAAACGTAGAGCTGCTGACGGTGTCGCGGAGCGAGGTCGACCTGCGTGATCAGGCCGCCGTCGACGAATGGTTCGCTGCAAGACGTCCGCAGGCGGTGTTCCTTGCTGCCGCCAAGGTCGGTGGCATCGTCGCCAACAATACGCTGCGCGCCGAGTTCCTCTACGATAATCTGGCGATCGCGACCAACGTCATTCACGCCGCGCACGTCAATCGATGCGAGAAGCTGATGTTCTTTGGCTCCTCCTGTATCTATCCCAAACTCGCGGCGCAACCGCTGCGCGAAGAGTCGATGCTTACAGGCCCGCTGGAGCCGACCAACGAGCCCTACGCGATCGCCAAGATCGCGGGCATCAAGATGATCGAGGCCTATCGCAGCCAGTACGGATCAGACTTCATCAGCGTGATGCCGACCAATCTTTATGGCCGCGGCGACAATTATGATCCCGAATACAGCCACGTCGTCGCGGCGTTGATCCGCCGCTTCCATGAGGCCAAGATGTCCGGGGCGAAGAACGTCGTGGTGTGGGGCACCGGCACGCCACGGCGCGAATTTCTCTTTGTCGACGATCTTGCGGACGCCTGCGTCCACCTGATGAAGAGCTATTCGAGCGGCGAGCTCGTGAACATCGGCACGGGCGAGGACATCACGATCGCCGAGTTCGCCCGCATGGTTGCGGGAACCATCGGCTATTCCGGCGAGATCAGCTATGACACCTCGCGGCCCGACGGTACCCCGCGCAAATTGCTCGACGTCAGCCGGTTGATGAAACTGGGTTGGCGGGCCAAGACCTCGCTCGAGGATGGGCTCAAGCTGGCCTATCAGGCATATCTCAAAGAAGGCCGGCGGACGGCGGAGTAG
- a CDS encoding glycosyltransferase family 61 protein: protein MMAVEEEVLVRKAPARFGGRDAGFGESVDNRMPELGVLSMSNARILGPDGWLVTEDGSLLYESTWYGSSFSRHPRSIAYGTPLPLSGTCLSLASDFAGGNYGHFLLDCLGRLALFQKSGLSLDDVDHVYLPKPMPGTAAKLVHRLGIPMHKCVWAGQGDVQADLVIGTSFPGLRRNYAPWLTDFFRSQVAKSPLRHDRRVYVPRKGQRKVANEEELMPVLKKFGFQIYDFDDVEDEATFFSECSIVVGPHGAGLTNLAFCSPGTKVLELIPSDHVHPYYYTIATSAGAEYSYIVGNSEGTRPQGAFGPSPFDFEVAPDIFEHALETICQ from the coding sequence ATGATGGCTGTCGAGGAAGAGGTGCTGGTGCGGAAGGCGCCGGCTCGATTTGGAGGTCGCGACGCAGGGTTCGGTGAAAGCGTTGACAATAGAATGCCCGAGCTGGGCGTTCTCAGCATGAGCAACGCCCGCATCCTCGGGCCCGACGGATGGCTCGTGACGGAGGACGGATCGCTGCTCTACGAGAGCACCTGGTACGGATCGTCGTTCTCACGCCATCCGCGATCGATTGCCTACGGGACGCCGCTGCCGCTGAGCGGCACCTGTCTCTCGCTGGCGAGTGACTTTGCCGGGGGGAACTATGGGCACTTCCTGCTCGATTGCCTGGGACGCCTGGCACTCTTTCAGAAAAGTGGCCTGTCGCTCGATGATGTCGATCATGTCTATCTGCCCAAACCGATGCCCGGAACAGCAGCCAAACTCGTCCACCGGCTTGGAATTCCGATGCACAAGTGTGTGTGGGCAGGTCAGGGCGACGTCCAGGCGGATCTCGTGATCGGCACTTCGTTTCCGGGCTTGCGACGAAACTATGCGCCTTGGCTTACGGATTTCTTTCGCTCGCAGGTAGCCAAGTCGCCGCTTCGTCACGACAGGCGCGTATACGTTCCGCGCAAAGGCCAAAGGAAAGTCGCCAACGAAGAAGAGCTGATGCCTGTGCTGAAGAAGTTCGGTTTCCAGATCTACGACTTCGACGACGTTGAGGATGAGGCGACCTTTTTTTCCGAATGCTCGATTGTCGTTGGCCCGCATGGAGCAGGCCTGACAAATCTCGCATTCTGCTCGCCGGGTACGAAAGTCCTGGAGCTGATACCGTCAGACCACGTCCATCCCTACTACTACACGATCGCAACATCCGCTGGCGCGGAATATTCTTACATCGTGGGAAACAGCGAGGGAACGCGCCCACAGGGAGCATTTGGGCCGAGCCCATTCGATTTCGAGGTTGCGCCGGACATCTTCGAGCACGCACTGGAAACCATCTGCCAATGA
- a CDS encoding glycoside hydrolase family 16 protein, with the protein MIVGWPKQVLSVVPIILVVASAGPARSAGWELVFSDEFNGDKLDRTKWATRYIYNNETMDRFNDEKQRYRDGHVVSGGMLSLTAKKNEGTDTFDSAMIRSHQTFYYGYYEARVFLPNARGSWPAFWLEADYDIDGKFWHPPEIDIFEYVINGVEDKPNMLHSNAMSRDKWTPQSYTYADSSFVLKFQDMVGKDDLNKDWHIAGFVWAPDRISFFWDGRLIYTRTYQWLRKDGQLGPPAHVDLNFAVGGAGWAGRHGVDDAAFPQTFKIDYVRVCQFTASERGGRKCGPSDVTPDPNDFGYTAALNDMPKPTFRSVTQVVADKKPNAGVLSLSTTDPLKIEVPIKIPDDYPTDRTLHVYVFDETTGAMVASAKKPLQQISRKDGEDGASVIEFALPAVAREGNYLLGSKLTAEVAGEVGPKEVPVTCDTMVVQPKKARSCRLLSLHVRR; encoded by the coding sequence ATGATTGTCGGCTGGCCCAAACAAGTCTTGAGTGTTGTTCCGATCATCCTGGTGGTCGCGTCGGCTGGACCAGCGCGCAGCGCCGGCTGGGAGCTGGTGTTTTCGGATGAGTTCAACGGCGACAAGCTTGATCGAACCAAATGGGCGACCCGATACATCTACAACAATGAAACGATGGACCGGTTCAACGACGAAAAGCAGCGCTACCGCGACGGCCACGTGGTGTCCGGAGGTATGCTGAGCCTGACCGCAAAAAAGAATGAGGGGACGGACACGTTCGACTCTGCGATGATCCGAAGCCACCAGACATTCTATTACGGTTACTATGAAGCGCGGGTCTTTCTCCCCAATGCGCGGGGATCGTGGCCGGCATTCTGGCTCGAAGCCGATTACGACATCGACGGGAAATTCTGGCATCCACCGGAGATTGACATCTTCGAGTACGTCATCAACGGCGTGGAGGACAAGCCGAATATGCTGCACTCGAATGCCATGAGCAGGGACAAATGGACGCCGCAGTCCTACACGTATGCGGACAGCTCTTTCGTGCTCAAGTTCCAGGACATGGTCGGCAAGGACGACCTGAATAAGGATTGGCACATTGCCGGCTTCGTTTGGGCACCCGACCGCATTTCGTTCTTCTGGGACGGTCGCCTCATCTACACGCGCACATACCAGTGGCTCAGGAAGGACGGTCAACTCGGGCCGCCAGCGCACGTCGATCTCAATTTCGCTGTGGGCGGAGCAGGCTGGGCGGGCCGGCACGGCGTCGATGACGCTGCTTTCCCGCAGACGTTCAAGATCGACTATGTTCGTGTCTGCCAGTTCACGGCCTCCGAGCGGGGAGGTCGAAAATGCGGCCCGAGCGACGTGACGCCGGATCCGAATGATTTTGGCTATACGGCAGCGCTCAACGATATGCCAAAGCCGACATTCCGCAGCGTTACGCAGGTGGTTGCGGATAAGAAGCCCAATGCGGGGGTATTGTCGCTGAGCACAACCGATCCGCTCAAGATCGAAGTTCCAATCAAGATTCCCGATGACTATCCGACCGATCGAACGCTTCACGTGTACGTCTTCGACGAAACGACCGGCGCCATGGTCGCATCGGCAAAGAAGCCGCTGCAACAGATCTCTCGCAAAGATGGGGAGGATGGCGCGAGCGTGATCGAATTTGCGCTGCCGGCCGTGGCGCGCGAAGGAAACTACCTGCTGGGCAGCAAACTGACGGCTGAAGTCGCGGGCGAGGTCGGCCCCAAAGAAGTTCCCGTTACTTGCGACACCATGGTGGTCCAACCCAAAAAAGCCAGATCTTGTCGTCTATTGTCGCTGCATGTGCGCCGCTGA
- a CDS encoding lipopolysaccharide biosynthesis protein — protein sequence MVDVGAHAGFPLSKRSIAIGAAWIGVSRVVVASLAFLNTLILARMLTPEDFGLVAVATAIIAILTSMTELSLTSALIHHKDPSEDQFHAAWTLNVARACLLALLLSALAYPVSLSYGDGRLIPILLVLSCSIVITGLRNPMLAMMQRQLVFWQEFVTSTSRALATILVSSGIAICFRSYWALIAGAVVANLVDVVASYLIQPFRPKFRIRGSRSLWSFSVWLSLGQAVSTLNWRFDQIIIGYFLGKPTLGRYVLGSDLAATPTREATNPLAGTLFPAFVRLRGDKAALQRAYLSAQSMLCAIAFPAGFGFALVADQFVPLALGEAWAGATIVIQLLGGAIALHTLSATVQPLGLALGQTRKLFHRDVAILIVRLPVIVAGLWVGGLVGLLVARVAVTLGGVLYNMVLVRELIDTSVSRQFLVNLRTALSTCTMIIVGLLTNWTFITSFGHESHVYVRLIVVVLVSALTYVGSLFALWRAAGSPVGPELEILRILGAIADRLWKLGNRQ from the coding sequence ATGGTCGATGTTGGTGCGCATGCGGGATTCCCTTTGTCGAAAAGGTCAATCGCCATCGGAGCTGCCTGGATCGGCGTGAGCCGCGTGGTGGTTGCCAGTCTTGCCTTCCTCAATACGCTCATATTGGCGAGAATGCTCACGCCGGAAGATTTCGGTCTGGTTGCTGTCGCGACGGCCATCATTGCAATTTTGACGTCGATGACCGAGCTGTCCCTGACATCGGCGCTCATTCACCACAAGGATCCAAGCGAAGATCAATTCCACGCCGCGTGGACGTTGAACGTGGCCCGCGCCTGCTTGCTCGCACTCTTGCTGTCGGCGCTTGCCTATCCGGTGTCACTGTCCTACGGCGATGGCCGTTTGATTCCGATCCTGCTCGTCCTGAGCTGTTCGATCGTGATAACCGGCCTTCGAAATCCGATGCTCGCAATGATGCAGCGTCAACTCGTCTTCTGGCAGGAATTCGTGACGAGTACCAGCCGGGCGCTCGCAACTATCCTTGTTTCCTCCGGCATCGCCATTTGTTTCAGGAGTTACTGGGCGTTGATCGCCGGAGCCGTCGTCGCCAACCTCGTCGATGTCGTCGCCTCCTATCTGATCCAGCCGTTCCGGCCAAAATTCCGGATAAGGGGCAGCCGCTCCCTATGGTCGTTCTCTGTGTGGCTATCGCTCGGACAGGCGGTCAGCACGCTGAACTGGCGATTCGATCAGATCATCATCGGATATTTTCTCGGAAAACCTACTCTGGGTCGATATGTGCTTGGCAGCGATCTGGCCGCCACGCCGACACGAGAAGCAACAAACCCGCTCGCCGGGACGCTGTTTCCCGCATTCGTGAGGCTGAGGGGCGACAAAGCGGCGCTTCAACGTGCTTATCTGTCGGCGCAATCAATGCTGTGTGCGATCGCCTTTCCGGCGGGGTTCGGCTTCGCGTTGGTAGCCGATCAATTCGTTCCGCTCGCGCTGGGTGAGGCGTGGGCAGGCGCGACAATCGTGATCCAGCTGCTCGGTGGTGCAATTGCGTTGCATACCCTCAGTGCGACCGTCCAACCCCTGGGTTTGGCTCTTGGACAGACGCGCAAGTTATTTCATCGCGACGTTGCGATCCTGATCGTGAGGTTGCCTGTCATTGTTGCGGGCTTGTGGGTAGGAGGGTTAGTTGGCCTGCTTGTCGCTCGCGTGGCGGTTACGCTCGGCGGTGTCCTCTACAACATGGTCCTGGTCCGCGAGTTGATCGACACTTCCGTCTCCCGGCAGTTCCTCGTGAATCTGCGGACCGCTTTGTCCACCTGCACGATGATCATTGTCGGTCTGCTGACCAATTGGACTTTCATCACATCTTTTGGCCATGAGTCCCACGTCTATGTTCGTTTGATCGTTGTTGTTCTCGTGAGCGCTCTTACCTATGTCGGGTCACTGTTTGCATTATGGCGGGCTGCTGGCTCACCGGTCGGGCCCGAGCTCGAGATCCTGCGAATCCTCGGCGCAATCGCCGACAGGCTTTGGAAACTAGGGAATCGTCAATGA
- a CDS encoding FkbM family methyltransferase, which yields MSTFRDIFGSSKYAAYCYPAVRARLEASYSAILKRGAKPVIIDAGANIGAASLWFRKALPEASIVAIEPEENNVRILRKNLGNRPNTYVVQAAIGVAPGFVTVTNSQLSWGARTSRSETGIHVLTVDDALAMVPNGVLLIVKIDIEGFEQELFSENTEWIDRTTMIIIEPHDWLMPGRRTSRTLQKAMGRRDFDMILDGENIVYVRPE from the coding sequence GTGTCGACGTTTCGGGATATATTCGGTTCGTCGAAATATGCAGCCTATTGCTATCCGGCGGTCAGAGCCAGACTCGAGGCTTCGTATTCAGCAATCCTAAAGCGGGGCGCCAAGCCTGTAATCATTGACGCAGGCGCCAATATCGGCGCGGCCTCGCTTTGGTTTCGGAAGGCTTTACCCGAGGCCTCCATCGTTGCCATTGAGCCTGAGGAGAACAACGTCAGGATCCTCCGAAAGAATCTTGGCAATCGCCCCAATACGTACGTAGTCCAGGCTGCAATCGGCGTAGCCCCCGGCTTCGTCACGGTCACAAACTCGCAATTGTCCTGGGGCGCACGGACAAGCCGCTCCGAGACGGGAATACACGTGCTCACCGTTGACGACGCGCTGGCGATGGTACCGAACGGCGTCTTGCTCATTGTCAAAATCGATATCGAAGGCTTTGAACAGGAGCTCTTCTCGGAAAACACCGAGTGGATTGATCGCACAACAATGATAATCATAGAGCCGCACGACTGGCTGATGCCTGGCCGGCGAACAAGTCGAACGCTTCAGAAGGCCATGGGTCGGAGAGATTTCGACATGATCCTGGATGGCGAGAATATTGTGTATGTTCGTCCGGAATAG
- a CDS encoding HAD-IIIC family phosphatase, translating into MATHALDEHQLARLGRVISSAQQNGRTLAPLVPFRLGLIGNGTLDLIVPVLVATAARHGFALECITGAYDQFLQDALTPESTVNRARPDAVLVALDHRGLALHPSPGNEQLAKESTDAAIALLDSIRGGISRNSGAPCIVQTLAPPPEGLFGSFDRALTGTTRNLVDRINRMICHSILQSSDRLLDVAGIAETVGLADWHSPALWNLAKLPFADAFVPLYAEHVTRIIGAMRGKSRRCLVLDLDNTVWGGVIGDDGLEGIQIAQGDATGEAHLSVQQLALALRARGIVLAVSSKNTDSVARRPFKEHPDMLLKEEHIAVFQANWNDKATNIRAIAKELALGLDSCVFLDDNPVERGLIRQELPEVAVPELDSDPATYARTLAAAGYFEAINFSEEDRARAEMYQANARRLSLQGQTTDLQSYLRSLEMRIVFGSFHRTTRARLTQLINKSNQFNLTTRRYTESQVEQLEIDPAVMTLHARLIDKFGDNGLICIVICRAIGSARWTIDSWLMSCRVLGRGVEQAVLAEIVHRARAAGIETIEGLYLPTDRNEMVREHYGRLGFTRIDDGNDASSRWELDTNVELEELPMTVEREESQLALA; encoded by the coding sequence TTGGCGACGCACGCTCTGGATGAACACCAATTGGCCCGCTTGGGTCGCGTCATCAGCTCAGCGCAACAAAACGGACGAACGCTTGCCCCGCTGGTTCCATTTCGCCTCGGCCTGATCGGTAACGGCACGCTCGATCTTATCGTTCCGGTCCTGGTCGCAACGGCTGCGCGCCACGGCTTCGCGCTCGAATGCATCACGGGAGCGTATGATCAGTTTTTGCAGGATGCATTGACGCCGGAGTCAACCGTGAACAGGGCGCGGCCCGATGCGGTCCTGGTCGCCCTCGATCATCGCGGACTCGCGCTGCATCCCTCTCCGGGCAACGAGCAGCTTGCAAAGGAATCAACGGATGCCGCGATCGCACTTCTCGATTCGATCCGCGGCGGCATATCGCGCAACAGCGGCGCGCCGTGCATCGTCCAGACGTTGGCGCCGCCTCCCGAAGGGTTGTTCGGGTCCTTTGACCGCGCGCTGACGGGAACGACCCGGAATCTAGTCGATCGTATCAATCGGATGATCTGCCATTCGATACTGCAGTCGAGCGACAGGCTGCTTGATGTTGCAGGCATCGCTGAGACGGTCGGGCTGGCGGATTGGCATTCCCCTGCCTTGTGGAATCTAGCGAAATTGCCGTTCGCTGACGCCTTTGTGCCGCTTTACGCCGAACACGTTACGCGGATCATCGGGGCGATGCGCGGTAAGAGCCGCCGTTGTCTGGTACTCGACCTCGATAACACGGTCTGGGGCGGCGTTATCGGAGACGACGGACTGGAGGGCATCCAGATCGCCCAAGGCGACGCGACCGGTGAAGCCCATCTTTCCGTGCAGCAGCTCGCGCTCGCGCTACGCGCGCGCGGCATCGTGCTGGCGGTAAGTTCAAAGAATACTGACAGCGTCGCCAGAAGGCCGTTCAAGGAACACCCGGACATGCTCCTGAAGGAAGAGCATATCGCGGTTTTCCAGGCCAATTGGAACGACAAAGCGACCAACATTCGCGCGATCGCGAAAGAACTCGCGCTCGGGCTGGATTCCTGCGTTTTCCTCGATGACAATCCGGTCGAACGCGGCCTTATCCGGCAGGAGCTTCCGGAGGTTGCCGTTCCCGAACTTGACAGTGACCCGGCCACCTACGCGCGCACGTTGGCTGCGGCCGGGTATTTTGAAGCGATCAACTTCTCCGAAGAAGACCGCGCGCGCGCCGAAATGTATCAGGCCAACGCGCGCCGGCTTAGCTTGCAGGGTCAAACAACCGACCTCCAGTCTTATCTTCGATCGCTGGAAATGCGTATCGTCTTCGGCTCCTTCCATCGAACGACGCGCGCCCGCCTCACACAGCTCATCAACAAGAGCAATCAATTCAACTTGACGACGCGGCGGTACACCGAATCCCAGGTCGAGCAACTCGAGATAGATCCAGCCGTCATGACGCTTCACGCGAGGCTGATCGACAAATTCGGGGACAACGGCCTCATTTGTATCGTCATTTGCCGGGCAATCGGTTCCGCACGATGGACGATTGATAGCTGGCTGATGAGCTGCCGCGTGTTAGGTCGTGGCGTGGAGCAGGCGGTGCTGGCTGAGATCGTACACCGTGCGCGAGCCGCAGGCATCGAAACCATCGAAGGCCTCTATCTTCCAACCGATCGCAACGAGATGGTCCGTGAACACTACGGAAGGTTGGGGTTCACGCGCATCGATGACGGCAATGACGCGAGCAGTCGTTGGGAGCTGGATACAAACGTCGAGTTGGAAGAATTGCCGATGACGGTTGAACGGGAAGAGTCGCAGCTTGCGTTGGCGTGA
- a CDS encoding glycosyltransferase family 2 protein translates to MLKEIPRQAMLRGAEPATIPSLSVIIPNHNYAAYVGSAIRSALDIRWPKVEVIVVDDGSTDNSLEVINEFADEVTVISQPNAGQMPSCVNGFRKSSGDVIIFLDSDDVLHPDVMTEIASVSSKAASKYQFQMRVIDAKGQPTGNVLPQYFSCPASDDIRRWMTTTGAYPTPPGSGNAYPRWFVERVFSFESDFVDRAPDSYLLAAAPACGHVVTITKPLADYRVHGLNHGAFLQLDDTRFAREIDLTRRRYEFFLEVAQTMNLPVTQHALNRNLTYLCLRTASYRLRPDIHPIAREASIFILVDALRAFFYPQGFSTSQSASLLLWILCVLVSPSRLERKLVGWRYVPAERPKWIKSMLSQLRVLR, encoded by the coding sequence ATGCTGAAGGAGATACCAAGACAGGCTATGTTGCGGGGCGCCGAACCGGCCACCATACCGAGTCTTTCGGTCATCATTCCGAATCACAACTACGCTGCGTACGTGGGATCCGCGATCCGCAGCGCACTGGACATACGATGGCCGAAGGTCGAAGTGATCGTCGTCGACGACGGTTCAACGGACAATTCGCTCGAGGTCATCAACGAATTTGCAGACGAGGTCACGGTCATCAGCCAGCCGAACGCCGGGCAGATGCCGTCCTGTGTGAACGGCTTTCGCAAATCGTCCGGCGACGTCATCATATTTCTCGACTCGGACGATGTCCTGCATCCGGATGTGATGACGGAGATTGCATCCGTCTCGTCGAAAGCTGCGAGCAAATATCAGTTTCAGATGCGTGTTATCGACGCAAAGGGGCAGCCGACCGGAAATGTCCTACCGCAGTACTTCTCGTGTCCGGCCTCAGATGACATCCGCAGGTGGATGACAACGACCGGTGCCTATCCGACGCCACCAGGGTCTGGAAATGCCTACCCGAGATGGTTTGTCGAGCGTGTCTTCAGCTTTGAATCCGACTTTGTCGACCGGGCGCCCGACAGTTATCTCTTGGCGGCGGCTCCCGCCTGTGGCCATGTCGTGACGATCACCAAGCCTCTGGCAGATTATCGCGTGCACGGCCTCAATCATGGGGCCTTCCTTCAATTGGACGATACTCGCTTTGCCAGAGAGATCGACCTCACGCGGCGGCGCTACGAATTTTTTCTGGAGGTGGCGCAGACGATGAACCTGCCCGTGACGCAGCATGCTCTGAACAGGAATCTGACATACCTGTGCTTGCGTACGGCGTCATACCGCTTGCGGCCTGACATCCATCCCATCGCGCGAGAGGCGTCGATTTTCATCCTGGTTGATGCGCTTAGGGCATTCTTTTACCCGCAGGGCTTTTCGACCTCACAAAGCGCTTCGCTGCTGCTGTGGATCCTTTGCGTGTTAGTCAGCCCATCGCGTCTCGAGCGCAAGCTTGTAGGCTGGCGATATGTACCCGCGGAACGGCCAAAATGGATAAAGTCAATGCTCAGCCAACTTCGCGTCCTCCGATAA